One segment of Anopheles stephensi strain Indian chromosome 3, UCI_ANSTEP_V1.0, whole genome shotgun sequence DNA contains the following:
- the LOC118512349 gene encoding host cell factor isoform X5: MTASSETTGSELVPALPAKHNAILRWKRVTNPSGPQPRPRHGHRSVNIKELMVVFGGGNEGIVDELHVYNTATNQWYVPATKGDVPPGCAAYGFVVDGTRILVFGGMVEYGKYSNELYELQATKWEWKKLRPKPPESGPPPCRRLGHSFTLVGDKIYLFGGLANESDDPKNNIPKYLNDLYILEIKNNQLQWEIPTTFGESPPPRESHTAVSWYDKKQKKFWLVIYGGMSGCRLGDLWLLDTDTMSWTRPRTSGPLPLPRSLHSSTLIGNRMYVFGGWVPLVLDDVKVEKHEKEWKCTNTLACLNLETMTWEELDLDIDEENMPRARAGHCAVGIHTRLYIWSGRDGYRKAWNNQVRVCCKDLWYLEVERPGTASRVQLVRASTHSLEVSWQAVPAASYYILEVQKIPQAPPPSPAAPAAALNTAPAVVASPAGATIGSPASSTGSMSPAQMIGGGSIGTTSGEPMLQQPIIKQLPGRVAGTPTVIAVSAASIQAPTLQNPVIAQTALSASPIHQAGGLQSPNNTNIGIVSSPVHSVPSPVQRIVTKVQPAKPIQTTQKVLTTGSQILQQQPTQIVASPQGQSPAPTIQTAILQTTQAQLQHQQQTIRVVATGGTAISNAQQLTTGAGTPIRVLSSTGQQLRIGTASTGTMQQAGQTAVLRTAGAGIVSGAQLQTVQQRLVSAGSGNTSTTATIGGKQIILQKPVTIVSGNPGAGSAGATSINSGTTNQGQILTLVKTSQGMTMQTVPKMSVVQKTAGGTVAGTIHQPQQQIITSNLLTGAGGTVVQQATVAGAAAGQKTTVIGGNVVKLMSTGSGTIGGKQILMKNSNIVQVGKVGTNSTGKPTLVLTNKAGQAIRGNQQVIVVTTPQGIRTVSGTVTSSANNFVTLSSSQVLNTITTTRSANIGGATVLQATSVPAVSGTGSTPNAGGATGNIVAASVASGGTTTTIGGQAIKLRTVQGGKPITFTMPVGGLQAGGQKITGTQIINMPQKLVSGKSVTVQLTPSVGGQKTVTIVPSGAGGTTATSGTVTGQVGGQKILMLPSKTATRIVTQQQYQQIQLQQQQLQLQQQQQQQQLQQQQQQQQQQQQQQQQQQEHQVSTDAAFAALAAEAGMMETDAEGMEQMDGCFDLQTLDGAEDLPCFDEECNNVLQMMAAENMDIREMSPDHRIGCLPMFTLEQLDGCDDSAMFSTGGNSANSGTEQRNPVRYIKPGLYGGAMTSSMANNNSGSGGDDSNSQRENQVTDNADDQRQQQQQQQQQQQEEADEIDQSGEMAHDNVILEGMDDAAGRDSQDEGHLEDESAADGGGGGGGAAAGSMMVSADEEEASFVGGEDSQDHDEMSAEHDEHMQEAGGEGAESMEKDPSANASVDEHMEDEENHGLDTIMADNNGDSATGQSQQEMSFGGDEEMHTMEQHAAGSSDGTGTEEPPSTSSAPVVAHVPKTTVVSAPTASETEAANILTTIKSGEILSLHNAELLAAGSTGAGNENIIQLDSGTATLLQSCNENGQMITFKTEADENGGVSTPTAATDGTAAATVTLSDGTTFVTRLQTPGGEQSSIGLVSSPGSMSLTGAVVKTEDGSSAASPTTGHLDALAEAAACATSVLPSELMGDILSSPTSNVSQTTPQQIKFLDPTSKQFTTVVMQAGGDGAAAAAAASSAGGIVNNGNSAAAAGKQPAGKAVVRSNSTGKTKDEKDEAAKPKDESEIWHTVGIFKTVNHTVSNYIDANDWDSSIDGEMLTADSIPDLSELKRINLEPGCAYRFRVAAINSCGRGEWSDATPFKTCLPGFPGAPSAIKISKSPEGAHLSWEPPPSTTGDILEYSVYLAIKSQNAAKDKPSTTAAAQLAFVRVYCGSNNQCTVANQSLQTAHVDFTSKPAIIFRIAARNDKGYGPATQVRWLQDPQLSKTNTMGGGATAGGGATGQVGIAGKRLSDKSATIVASKRVKVGGGTPATGTNSSMMVSPQHHH; this comes from the exons ATGACGGCCAGCTCGGAAACAACTGGCTCCGAACTCGTGCCGGCTTTACCGGCCAAACACAATGCAATACTACGCTGGAAACGGGTGACGAATCCTAGTGGCCCGCAGCCAAGACCCCGCCATGGCCATCGGTCGGTGAACATTAAAGAGCTGATGGTGGTTTTCGGGGGTGGCAATGAAGGAATCGTAGACGAATTGCACGTATACAACACGG CTACGAATCAGTGGTACGTCCCGGCGACCAAAGGAGACGTCCCGCCGGGATGTGCTGCGTACGGATTTGTCGTCGATGGAACGCGAATATTGGTTTTCGGCGGTATGGTGGAGTATGGCAAGTACTCGAACGAGCTGTACGAGCTGCAAGCCACCAAGTGGGAGTGGAAAAAGCTGCGACCCAAGCCGCCGGAATCGGGCCCTCCGCCCTGCCGCCGCCTGGGACACAGCTTCACGCTTGTCGGCGATAAAATATATCTATTCGGAGGGTTGGCAAACGAGAGCGACGATCCGAAAAACAATATCCCCAAATATCTAAACGATCTGTACATTTTGGAGataaaaaacaatcaactGCAATGGGAAATACCGACGACGTTTGGCGAAAGTCCGCCACCCCGCGAGTCGCACACGGCCGTGTCGTGGTATgacaaaaagcagaagaagtttTGGCTTGTAATCTACGGCGGTATGTCCGGGTGTCGGCTCGGTGATCTGTGGCTGCTGGACACGGACACAATGTCCTGGACGCGGCCTCGTACAAGCGGTCCGCTCCCATTGCCGCGTTCACTACACAGCTCTACCCTGATTGGCAACCGGATGTACGTGTTTGGCGGATGGGTCCCGCTAGTGCTGGACGATGTAAAGGTAGAGAAACACGAAAAAGAATGGAAGTGTACAAATACACTTGCTTGCTTGAATCTCG AAACTATGACCTGGGAAGAGCTGGATCTGGACATTGACGAAGAGAACATGCCACGAGCCCGGGCAGGCCACTGTGCCGTCGGCATTCACACCCGCCTGTATATATGGTCGGGTCGCGACGGTTACAGGAAGGCCTGGAACAACCAGGTCAGG GTGTGCTGCAAAGATCTATGGTACCTGGAGGTGGAGCGTCCCGGAACGGCATCGCGCGTGCAGCTAGTGCGCGCTTCAACGCATTCGCTCGAAGTCAGCTGGCAGGCGGTTCCAGCTGCTTCCTACTACATCCTCGAGGTGCAAAAGATTCCTCAGGCTCCTCCACCGTCACCGGCAGCGCCGGCGGCTGCATTGAACACAGCGCCCGCGGTTGTGGCATCTCCCGCTGGGGCTACCATCGGTTCGCCGGCCTCCAGCACAGGCTCCATGTCTCCCGCACAAATGATCGGCGGTGGCAGTATCGGAACAACATCCGGCGAACCAATGCTTCAGCAGCCGA TTATTAAACAGCTGCCCGGTAGGGTGGCGGGAACGCCGACAGTCATTGCCGTATCGGCGGCTAGTATTCAGGCACCAACCCTGCAAAACCCAGTCATCGCCCAAACCGCGCTGTCAGCCAGCCCCATCCACCAGGCAGGTGGATTGCAGTCgcccaacaacaccaacatcGGCATCGTCTCATCGCCGGTCCACTCGGTCCCTTCGCCGGTACAGCGCATTGTGACGAAGGTTCAGCCTGCGAAGCCGATCCAAACGACCCAAAAGGTTCTCACCACCGGCTCGCAAATACTGCAACAGCAGCCGACACAAATCGTCGCCTCACCGCAGGGCCAATCGCCAGCGCCGACCATCCAAACGGCCATCTTGCAAACCACACAGGCACAGctgcaacatcagcaacagaCGATCCGAGTTGTCGCAACCGGCGGTACAGCCATCTCCAACGCGCAGCAACTAACGACTGGTGCTGGCACTCCGATACGCGTGCTCTCCTCCACCGGCCAACAGCTGCGCATCGGCACGGCCAGCACCGGGACTATGCAGCAGGCCGGGCAAACGGCAGTGCTGCGTACTGCCGGTGCGGGCATCGTTTCAGGCGCACAGTTACAAACGGTGCAACAGCGTCTTGTGAGTGCCGGTTCGGGCAACACTTCGACCACGGCAACGATCGGAGGAAAGCAAATCATCCTGCAGAAACCGGTCACCATTGTGAGCGGTAATCCCGGCGCCGGAAGTGCGGGAGCCACTTCCATCAACAGTGGCACCACGAACCAGGGTCAGATTCTAACGCTGGTCAAAACCAGCCAAGGCATGACGATGCAAACGGTGCCGAAAATGAGTGTGGTGCAAAAGACGGCCGGCGGCACAGTTGCGGGAACGATTCATCAACCGCAGCAGCAAATAATTACATCCAACCTTCTGACCGGTGCTGGCGGCACAGTTGTCCAGCAGGCCACGGTCGCCGGAGCAGCGGCGGGCCAGAAGACCACCGTCATCGGTGGAAACGTCGTGAAGCTTATGTCGACCGGTTCCGGCACAATCGGAGGCAAGCAGATACTGATGAAGAACTCGAACATTGTGCAGGTGGGAAAGGTGGGCACAAACTCGACCGGCAAACCGACGCTAGTGCTCACCAACAAGGCAGGTCAAGCGATACGGGGCAATCAGCAGGTGATAGTGGTAACGACCCCGCAAGGGATTCGCACCGTTAGCGGCACAGTCACTTCGTCGGCCAACAACTTCGTAACGCTTTCCTCGTCGCAGGTGCTTAACACCATCACAACGACGCGATCGGCCAACATCGGCGGAGCCACAGTGCTGCAGGCCACCTCTGTACCGGCGGTCAGTGGCACCGGTTCCACGCCGAACGCAGGCGGAGCGACAGGCAATATAGTAGCCGCATCGGTTGCTTCCggcggcaccaccaccacgatcgGTGGTCAAGCGATCAAGTTGCGCACTGTACAGGGAGGCAAGCCGATCACCTTCACGATGCCTGTCGGAGGCCTCCAAGCCGGCGGACAAAAGATCACGGGCACTCAAATCATAAACATGCCGCAGAAGCTGGTGAGCGGCAAATCGGTCACGGTGCAACTGACGCCGTCGGTTGGTGGCCAGAAAACGGTCACCATCGTCCCTTCGGGAGCGGGCGGTACGACGGCCACGTCCGGTACCGTCACGGGCCAGGTTGGTGGACAGAAAATACTGATGCTACCGTCGAAAACTGCGACTCGTATCGTTACGCAGCAACAATATCAACAAATACagctccagcagcaacagttgcaactgcagcaacaacagcaacagcagcagcttcaacagcagcagcagcagcagcagcagcagcagcagcagcagcagcagcagcaagaacaTCAAGTCTCAACCGACGCAGCATTTGCGGCTCTGGCCGCTGAAGCCGGCATGATGGAAACTGACGCAGAAGGTATGGAGCAGATGGACGGTTGTTTCGACCTGCAAACGCTCGACGGCGCGGAAGATCTGCCTTGCTTCGACGAAGAATGCAACAACGTCTTGCAGATGATGGCTGCGGAAAACATGGACATTCGGGAGATGTCACCGGATCACCGGATCGGTTGCTTACCGATGTTCACATTGGAACAGCTCGATGGTTGCGATGATAGCGCGATGTTCAGCACTGGCGGCAACAGTGCCAACAGTGGCACAGAGCAGAGAAATCCCGTGCGTTACATCAAGCCAGGTCTTTACGGCGGAGCGATGACGTCGTCAATGGCAAACAATAACAGCGGGTCCGGTGGGGACGATAGTAATTCTCAGCGCGAGAATCAAGTGACCGACAACGCGGACGATcaacgacagcagcagcagcagcagcagcagcagcagcaggaagaagCTGACGAAATCGACCAGAGTGGCGAGATGGCGCACGACAACGTCATTTTGGAAGGAATGGACGATGCCGCCGGTAGAGACAGCCAGGATGAGGGTCATTTGGAAGATGAATccgctgctgatggtggtggtggtggtggtggtgcggcgGCTGGCTCCATGATGGTATCGGCTGACGAGGAGGAAGCCTCCTTTGTGGGCGGTGAGGACAGTCAGGATCATGACGAAATGTCGGCCGAGCACGATGAGCACATGCAGGAAGCTGGCGGCGAAGGTGCAGAATCGATGGAGAAAGATCCGAGCGCAAACGCTTCGGTAGACGAACACATGGAGGACGAAGAGAATCATGGGCTAGATACGATAATGGCGGATAATAACGGTGATAGTGCCACTGGTCAGTCTCAGCAAGAG ATGTCATTTGGCGGCGACGAGGAGATGCATACGATGGAGCAACACGCCGCTGGATCATCGGATGGAACGGGCACGGAGGAGCCACCGTCGACGTCTAGTGCGCCCGTGGTGGCTCACGTTCCGAAAACCACCGTTGTGAGTGCTCCGACAGCGTCGGAAACGGAGGCAGCCAACATTCTCACCACTATAAAAAGTGGAGAAATTTTGTCCCTTCACAATGCGGAACTGCTCGCTGCTGGCAGTACTGGAGCCGGCAACGAAAACATTAT TCAGCTTGATTCCGGCACGGCCACTTTACTACAGTCGTGCAATGAAAATGGGCAAATGATTACGTTCAAAACCGAAGCCGACGAGAATGGCGGTGTTTCGACGCCGACCGCCGCTACTGACGGTACGGCAGCAGCCACCGTGACGCTCAGCGACGGTACCACGTTTGTCACACGACTGCAAACGCCCGGCGGCGAACAGTCCTCCATCGGGCTTGTGTCCAGCCCGGGCAGCATGAGCTTGACCGGTGCTGTGGTAAAGACAGAGGACGGCTCCAGCGCAGCATCGCCCACCACCGGGCATCTAGACGCGCTGGCAGAAGCGGCCGCCTGCGCAACTTCCGTGCTGCCGAGCGAGCTGATGGGTGACATTCTGTCCTCGCCCACATCGAACGTATCGCAAACGACGCCACAACAGATTAAGTTTTTGGATCCAACGTCCAAACAATTCACGACCGTGGTCATGCAGGCTGGCGGAgacggtgcagcagcagcggcagcagcatcgtccGCTGGTGGAATTGTGAACAATGGTAACAGTGCTGCTGCGGCAGGAAAGCAACCTGCGGGAAAAGCGGTCGTTCGGTCGAATTCTACTGGCAAGACGAAAGACGAGAAGGATGAG GCAGCGAAACCGAAGGATGAGTCCGAGATTTGGCACACGGTGGGCATTTTCAAGACGGTCAACCACACCGTTTCCAACTACATCGATGCGAACGACTGGGACAGCTCGATCGATGGCGAAATGCTCACCGCCGACAGCATACCGGATCTGAGCGAGCTGAAGCGAATCAATCTGGAACCGGGCTGCGCGTACCGGTTCCGTGTCGCCGCCATCAACAGCTGCGGGCGGGGCGAGTGGAGCGATGCAACGCCCTTCAAGACGTGCCTGCCCGGATTCCCGGGCGCACCGTCAGCAATCAAGATTTCCAAATCTCCCGAGGGCGCCCACCTGTCCTGGGAACCGCCGCCGTCCACCACGGGCGATATTCTGGAGTATTCCGTCTATTTGGCAATTAAGTCGCAAAATGCGGCCAAGGACAAGCCGAGCACGACGGCCGCCGCTCAGCTGGCGTTTGTGCGCGTGTACTGTGGCTCGAACAACCAGTGCACGGTGGCCAACCAGTCGCTGCAGACGGCACACGTGGACTTTACGTCGAAGCCGGCGATCATCTTCCGCATAGCGGCCCGCAACGATAAGGGCTACGGACCGGCCACGCAAGTTAGGTGGCTGCAAG ACCCCCAGCTGTCGAAAACGAACACAATGGGCGGTGGTGCAACGGCTGGCGGCGGAGCGACCGGTCAGGTCGGAATCGCTGGCAAGCGACTAAGCGACAAGTCGGCCACAATCGTGGCTAGCAAGCGGGTCAAGGTTGGTGGTGGCACACCGGCAACGGGAACGAACTCGTCGATGATGGTTTCGCCCCAGCACCATCACTAA